One part of the Mya arenaria isolate MELC-2E11 chromosome 3, ASM2691426v1 genome encodes these proteins:
- the LOC128227832 gene encoding zinc finger protein 474-like isoform X2 has product MLGMNELGKQSQNGTRAEVKPEDTEGMELRPKTAVVVNPKVVNESNAVPLEKQSTRQADGVLEVALSPAKRSEDSGNQSAASAYSSGGSQSKPANQSTPQNQSKLNPSLGAKFVLCYVCGRKFGEASVSIHEPQCLEKWKLENSRLPKGQRRPIPKKPEVLTLADGKYDVVAINEAAWQSAQAQLIPCDGCRRTFSPDRITVHQRSCKGTGKEIAKAGPKPVGGGATNQGPAVGPGFKREGTFTSDNPHPPKSIVPPGPRFMLCYICGRKFGTKSISFHEPQCLEKWKIENDKLPKSQRRPLPKKPEVAGGSGKYDVDAINEAAWQSAQSQLISCGNCGRTFAPDRLSVHQRACKPKGGAAATNNDDSGPGMASNHLGGLKQPKQGAKGGPQTVVCNICGREFGSKSIAIHEPQCLEKWKVENSKLPKGQRRPLPKKPDGGMSRQEMNDLAWENAKAQLLPCENCGRRFASDRLPVHQRSCKPKGGAGGGGSTGGAGAFGGGQSKAPVFKKPPTMVCYICGREFGTKSIAIHEPQCLEKWKVQNDKLPKGQRRPEPNKPEVRSIGATGKYDVDAMNEAAYQSAMSNLVPCPNCGRTFNPDRLTVHQRSCKPKVPKEDA; this is encoded by the exons ATGCTTGGAATGAATGAGTTAG GTAAACAGTCACAGAATGGGACCAGGGCTGAAGTTAAACCAGAAGATACTGAGGGGATGGAATTGAGACCAAAAACAGCCGTTGTCGTCAATCCTAAAGTTGTGAACGAGAGTAATGCTGTGCCGCTAGAAAAACAGAGTACTAGACAGGCAGACGGGGTGCTAGAAGTTGCACTATCACCTGCAAAGAGATCAGAAGATTCAGGCAACCAGTCGGCAGCTTCTGCATACTCTTCTGGGGGAAGTCAAAGTAAACCTGCTAACCAGTCAACTCCTCAAAACCAGTCAAAATTGAATCCTTCATTGGGAGCAAAGTTTGTTTTGTGCTATGTTTGCGGAAGAAAGTTCGGGGAAGCTTCTGTGAGCATACATGAACCTCAGTGTTTAGAAAAGTGGAAATTAGAAAATAGTAGGCTACCAAAAGGGCAACGTAGACCAATACCAAAAAAGCCAGAGGTGCTAACGTTAGCAGATGGGAAGTATGATGTGGTGGCTATAAATGAAGCAGCGTGGCAGAGTGCACAGGCTCAATTGATTCCTTGTGACGGTTGCAGAAGAACATTTTCACCTGATCGGATAACTGTCCACCAGAGATCATGTAAAGGGACTGGCAAAGAAATAGCCAAGGCTGGGCCTAAGCCTGTGGGGGGCGGGGCAACCAATCAGGGTCCCGCTGTTGGCCCTGGGTTCAAGAGGGAAGGCACTTTTACGTCAGATAATCCTCATCCGCCCAAGTCAATAGTACCACCTGGTCCAAGATTTATGCTATGTTATATCTGTGGAAGAAAGTTTGGAACAAAATCTATAAGTTTCCACGAACCACAGTGCCTTGAAAAATGGAAGATAGAAAATGATAAACTCCCAAAATCACAACGGCGCCCATTGCCAAAAAAGCCAGAAGTTGCTGGTGGTAGTGGAAAATATGATGTTGATGCAATAAATGAAGCTGCCTGGCAAAGCGCACAGTCTCAGCTAATATCTTGTGGAAACTGCGGACGGACATTTGCGCCTGATAGGTTGTCTGTCCACCAGCGTGCATGTAAGCCCAAGGGCGGGGCTGCAGCCACCAACAATGATGACTCAGGGCCTGGGATGGCCTCAAATCATCTTG GTGGCCTGAAGCAGCCAAAACAGGGAGCAAAGGGTGGACCGCAGACTGTAGTATGCAACATCTGCGGGCGAGAGTTTGGGTCTAAGTCAATTGCAATTCACGAGCCCCAGTGTCTTGAGAAATGGAAGGTGGAGAACTCAAAACTGCCCAAAGGTCAGAGAAGACCACTGCCAAAAAAACCTGATGGAGGAATGTCCAG ACAGGAGATGAATGACCTTGCCTGGGAGAATGCGAAGGCCCAACTGCTCCCATGTGAGAACTGCGGGCGTCGTTTTGCCTCAGACCGCCTGCCCGTCCACCAGCGATCCTGCAAGCCCAAGGGTGGGGCAGGTGGTGGGGGCTCCACTGGTGGGGCAGGGGCATTTGGGGGCGGTCAATCTAAG GCTCCAGTTTTTAAGAAGCCTCCTACTATGGTGTGCTACATTTGTGGACGCGAATTTGGCACGAAGTCCATTGCGATACACGAGCCCCAGTGTCTGGAGAAATGGAAGGTTCAGAATGACAAACTCCCGAAGGGCCAGCGGAGACCCGAACCTAACAAGCCAGAGGTTCGCTCTATTGGAG